The following proteins are encoded in a genomic region of Liolophura sinensis isolate JHLJ2023 chromosome 7, CUHK_Ljap_v2, whole genome shotgun sequence:
- the LOC135470387 gene encoding arrestin domain-containing protein 3-like, producing the protein MGKLNHFLIFLNNPQAVYFCGQVIEGYVSVDLREPMKMRGLRLLFEGGANVHWTEQHTTGSGKNRRTVTRHYSARESYFSQILVLYGKAPGAGGDNPVHPAGQHMYPFRLQLPYGIPSSFETTVGRVRYTISGVIDKPWKFDHKTKAAFTVINLLDLNREPLALSVPQGQNSKTLCCLCCKSGPIEAVCRLERMGYVPGEAIVINAEITNGSSRKMSCSYAELSQVISFHASTKTKSSTTVIARVNHSEIAPGGSDVWSGDRLHIPPIPPSRLDGCSIIDITYILKFCVDPSGPAFDLQIPLNILIGSIPHQQVVERHANFGPPGGASGFAPTMNPTSPAVPPAPGATPSAPVLPPNMPPPSYAECVSGKVNIRDEEDNEYTGGNLEYTPRYTYYNWEDSSNQNPK; encoded by the exons ATGGGAAAGCTGAACCACTTCTTGATTTTCCTGAACAACCCTCAGGCGGTATATTTCTGTGGACAGGTGATAGAGGGCTATGTTAGCGTTGACCTCAGGGAGCCCATGAAAATGAGAG GTCTTAGGTTACTATTCGAAGGAGGGGCTAATGTCCACTGGACGGAACAACATACCACAGGCTCCGGGAAGAACAGACGTACAGTGACACGCCATTACTCAGCCAGGGAGAGCTATTTCAGTCAGATCTTGGTGTTGTATGGAAAAG ctcCAGGGGCTGGTGGGGATAACCCTGTTCACCCTGCTGGCCAGCACATGTACCCCTTCAGGTTACAACTTCCGTACGGTATCCCTTCATCGTTCGAGACAACAGTGGGGCGGGTGCGATACACCATCAGTGGAGTCATTGATAAACCCTGGAAGTTTGACCACAAAACCAAAGCTGCCTTCACAGTTATCAAcctgctggatttgaaccgagAACCCTTGGCTTTG TCAGTGCCCCAGGGGCAAAACTCTAAGACGCTGTGTTGCCTCTGCTGTAAGTCTGGTCCCATTGAAGCTGTCTGCCGTCTGGAGAGAATGGGCTATGTCCCAGGGGAAGCCATTGTCATCAACGCTGAAATCACCAACGGGTCAAGTCGCAAAATGTCCTGTTCGTACGCTGAGCTATCGCAG GTCATCTCTTTCCACGCAAGCACAAAGACCAAATCTTCCACTACAGTGATAGCCAGGGTGAACCACAGTGAGATCGCCCCAGGGGGATCTGATGTGTGGTCCGGGGACAGGCTCCATATACCACCCATCCCCCCATCCAGGCTGGACGGCTGTAGTATCATAGATATAACCTATATACTGAAG ttttgtgtAGATCCTTCTGGGCCAGCCTTTGACCTCCAGATCCCTCTTAACATTCTGATTGGCTCAATTCCTCACCAACAAGTTGTGGAGAGACACGCTAACTTTGGACCGCCAGGTGGAGCCTCGGGATTTGCCCCGACCATGAATCCCACATCACCTGCCGTGCCTCCAGCACCAGGGGCAACTCCGTCAGCACCGGTTTTACCGCCAAACATGC CCCCGCCATCTTATGCTGAGTGTGTGTCTGGCAAGGTGAACATTCGTGATGAGGAAGACAATGAGTACACAGGTGGAAACCTGGAGTACACTCCCAGATATACCTACTACAACTGGGAGGACAGCAGCAACCAAAACCCAAAGTGA